From Candidatus Afararchaeum irisae, one genomic window encodes:
- a CDS encoding VOC family protein, translating to MTESESKPDLTAHHFGVTVENLERAVEFYEDVLGLDTVARFTVSGEEFSEGVDVEDATGRFAHLDAGNARIELVEYDPIEIEIEIEERGSESINRRGAKHVGLEVDDIDAFYEGLPDGVETLSEPQTTESGTRILFVRDPEDNLVEVLET from the coding sequence ATGACCGAATCCGAGTCGAAGCCCGATCTGACAGCCCACCACTTTGGCGTGACTGTCGAGAACCTCGAACGCGCGGTCGAGTTCTACGAAGACGTACTGGGTCTCGATACCGTCGCGCGGTTCACCGTCTCGGGAGAGGAGTTCTCCGAGGGCGTCGACGTCGAAGATGCGACGGGGAGGTTCGCCCATCTCGACGCAGGGAACGCACGGATCGAACTCGTCGAGTACGACCCGATAGAGATAGAGATAGAGATAGAGGAGAGAGGGTCAGAGAGTATCAACAGACGTGGCGCGAAACACGTCGGGCTCGAAGTCGATGACATCGACGCCTTCTACGAGGGATTACCTGACGGCGTCGAGACCCTCAGCGAGCCTCAGACGACAGAGAGCGGCACACGTATACTCTTCGTCCGCGATCCCGAGGACAATCTCGTCGAGGTGCTTGAGACGTGA